A part of Actinobaculum sp. 313 genomic DNA contains:
- the cimA gene encoding citramalate synthase, which yields MKIDVYDVTLRDGAQQEGVNLSVADKLALLPLIESIGADYIEGGWPGAIPRDTEFYRAASEVPLTAALTAFGSTRKAGVPVAEDSQIQGLLDSGASVITLVAKSDIRHVEQALRTTPQENLAMARDSVEYLLGQGRRVMIDAEHFFDGFRFDPDYTSEVVAVCFEAGAEAVILCDTNGGSLPGHISATVTDLRSRLAVRGITDPLLGIHAHDDGGCAVANTLAAVEAGCRQVQGTINGYGERTGNANLLTVIANLALKTDYEVVSEQQLAALTAVSHAASEITNISPYARQPYVGSSAFAHKAGLHASAIRINPDLYQHTDPCGVGNDMRMLVSDMAGRASIELKAREFSVDLAGRPDELSAITQRVKEAEAAGYTYDAADASFELLVREVLGNRPRYFRLEAWRSNISTVRGRASAGDTFSEATVKLYAGGRRLVRVGEGVGPVDALDQALRTALKNVYPDLTRIELIDFKVRILDTHQGTAATTRVLIELSDGQRTWRTVGIGTDVVEASWEALTEGYEFGLMRAGIEPHPEGPTEGPEGSD from the coding sequence ATGAAAATCGACGTCTACGACGTGACGTTACGTGACGGCGCTCAGCAGGAGGGGGTCAACCTCTCTGTGGCCGACAAACTGGCGCTGCTGCCACTGATCGAATCCATCGGCGCCGATTACATCGAAGGAGGTTGGCCGGGAGCGATTCCGCGCGACACGGAGTTTTACCGTGCCGCTTCCGAAGTGCCGCTTACCGCAGCGCTGACGGCATTCGGGTCAACACGCAAGGCAGGAGTGCCGGTCGCGGAAGATAGCCAGATCCAGGGTCTGCTTGATTCCGGCGCGAGTGTTATAACGCTGGTGGCTAAGTCGGATATTCGCCATGTCGAACAAGCGCTACGAACGACGCCGCAGGAGAATCTCGCCATGGCCCGTGACTCGGTGGAGTACCTGCTGGGCCAAGGTCGGCGCGTGATGATTGACGCCGAGCATTTCTTCGATGGTTTTCGTTTCGACCCCGATTACACCAGTGAGGTTGTAGCGGTGTGCTTCGAGGCGGGAGCCGAGGCGGTGATCCTTTGCGACACCAATGGCGGCTCACTTCCCGGCCATATCAGTGCAACGGTTACCGATTTGCGTTCTCGCCTGGCGGTACGCGGAATCACGGATCCGCTGCTGGGAATCCACGCGCACGACGACGGCGGCTGCGCCGTCGCGAACACGCTTGCCGCAGTCGAGGCCGGTTGCCGCCAAGTGCAGGGCACAATTAATGGCTACGGCGAGCGTACTGGCAATGCGAATCTGCTGACGGTCATCGCCAATCTGGCGCTGAAGACGGACTATGAGGTGGTCAGCGAACAGCAGCTCGCCGCGCTGACAGCGGTTTCACATGCCGCCTCGGAGATCACGAATATTTCGCCCTATGCACGGCAACCGTATGTGGGGTCCTCGGCCTTTGCACATAAGGCTGGATTGCACGCCTCCGCGATTCGCATTAACCCGGACCTGTACCAGCATACCGATCCATGCGGCGTCGGCAACGATATGCGTATGCTCGTCTCCGATATGGCGGGCCGGGCGTCGATCGAGCTGAAGGCGCGCGAATTCAGTGTGGATCTGGCAGGGCGTCCCGACGAGCTGAGCGCTATCACTCAACGCGTGAAGGAGGCCGAGGCGGCTGGGTACACCTATGACGCAGCGGATGCATCCTTTGAGCTTTTGGTGCGTGAGGTACTCGGTAACAGGCCACGTTACTTCCGTCTTGAGGCATGGCGATCAAATATCTCCACTGTGCGCGGGCGCGCTTCAGCGGGCGATACCTTCTCCGAGGCGACCGTGAAGCTATACGCCGGCGGACGACGCCTGGTACGCGTCGGCGAAGGAGTAGGCCCGGTCGATGCCCTGGATCAAGCTCTGCGAACAGCTTTGAAGAACGTTTACCCTGATCTAACACGTATCGAGCTCATTGACTTCAAGGTGCGCATTCTGGATACCCATCAAGGAACGGCGGCCACGACGCGAGTACTCATCGAACTGTCCGATGGGCAACGCA